From one Mustela nigripes isolate SB6536 chromosome 16, MUSNIG.SB6536, whole genome shotgun sequence genomic stretch:
- the LOC132003504 gene encoding tubulin gamma-1 chain: MPREIITLQLGQCGNQIGFEFWKQLCAEHGISPEGIVEEFATEGTDRKDVFFYQADDEHYIPRAVLLDLEPRVIHSILNSPYAKLYNPENIYLSEHGGGAGNNWASGFSQGEKIHEDIFDIIDREADGSDSLEGFVLCHSIAGGTGSGLGSYLLERLNDRYPKKLVQTYSVFPNQDEMSDVVVQPYNSLLTLKRLTQNADCVVVLDNTALNRIATDRLHIQNPSFSQINQLVSTIMSASTTTLRYPGYMNNDLIGLIASLIPTPRLHFLMTGYTPLTTDQSVASVRKTTVLDVMRRLLQPKNVMVSTGRDRQTNHCYIAILNIIQGEVDPTQVHKSLQRIRERKLANFIPWGPASIQVALSRKSPYLPSAHRVSGLMMANHTSISSLFERTCRQYDKLRKREAFLEQFRKEDIFKENFDELDTSREVVQQLIDEYHAATRPDYISWGAQEQ, from the exons ATGCCGAGGGAAATCATCACCCTACAGTTGGGCCAGTGCGGCAATCAGA TTGGGTTCGAGTTCTGGAAACAGCTGTGCGCCGAGCATGGTATCAGCCCCGAGGGCATCGTGGAGGAGTTCGCCACCGAGGGCACTGACCGCAAGGACGTCTTTTTCTACCAG GCAGACGATGAGCACTACATCCCCAGGGCAGTGCTGCTGGACTTGGAGCCCCGGGTGATCCACTCCATCCTCAACTCCCCCTATGCGAAGCTCTACAACCCAGAGAACATCTACCTGTCGGAGCATGGAGGAGGAGCTGGCAACAACTGGGCCAGTGGATTCTCGCAG GGAGAGAAGATCCATGAGGACATTTTTGACATCATAGATCGGGAGGCAGATGGCAGTGACAGTCTAGAG GGCTTCGTGCTGTGTCACTCCATCGCTGGGGGGACAGGCTCTGGCCTGGGCTCCTACCTCTTAGAAAGGCTGAATGACAG GTACCCCAAGAAGCTGGTGCAGACGTACTCAGTGTTTCCCAACCAGGACGAGATGAGTGATGTGGTGGTCCAGCCCTACAACTCACTGCTCACACTCAAGAGGCTGACCCAGAACGCAGACTGTGTG GTGGTGTTGGACAACACAGCCCTGAACCGGATCGCCACAGACCGCCTGCACATCCAGAACCCGTCCTTCTCCCAGATCAACCAGCTG GTGTCCACCATCATGTCAGCCAGCACCACCACCCTGCGCTACCCCGGCTACATGAACAACGACCTCATCGGCCTCATCGCCTCGCTCATTCCCACTCCTCGACTCCACTTCCTCATGACGGGCTACACCCCACTCACCACGGACCAGTCG GTGGCCAGCGTGCGGAAGACCACGGTCCTGGATGTCATGAGGCGGCTGCTGCAGCCCAAGAACGTGATGGTGTCCACGGGCCGGGATCGCCAGACCAACCACTGCTACATCGCCATCCTCAACATCATCCAGGGGGAGGTGGACCCCACCCAG GTCCACAAGAGTCTGCAGAGGATCCGGGAACGGAAGCTGGCCAACTTCATCCCCTGGGGCCCTGCCAGCATCCAGGTGGCCCTGTCAAGGAAGTCTCCCTACCTGCCTTCGGCCCACCGGGTCAGTGGGCTCATGATGGCCAACCACACCAGCATCTCCTCG CTCTTCGAGCGGACCTGTCGCCAGTATGACAAGCTGCGGAAACGGGAGGCCTTCCTGGAGCAGTTCCGCAAGGAGGACATCTTCAAGGAGAACTTCGACGAGCTGGACACGTCCAGGGAGGTGGTGCAGCAGCTCATCGACGAGTACCACGCAGCCACGCGGCCAGACTACATCTCCTGGGGCGCCCAGGAGCAGTGA
- the LOC132003568 gene encoding tubulin gamma-2 chain, giving the protein MPREIITLQLGQCGNQIGFEFWKQLCAEHGISPEGIVEEFATEGTDRKDVFFYQADDEHYIPRAVLLDLEPRVIHSILNSPYAKLYNPENIYLSEHGGGAGNNWASGFSQGEKIHEDIFDIIDREADGSDSLEGFVLCHSIAGGTGSGLGSYLLERLNDRYPKKLVQTYSVFPNQDEMSDVVVQPYNSLLTLKRLTQNADCVVVLDNTALNRIATDRLHIQNPSFSQINQLVSTIMSASTTTLRYPGYMNNDLIGLIASLIPTPRLHFLMTGYTPLTTDQSVASVRKTTVLDVMRRLLQPKNVMVSTGRDRQTNHCYIAILNIIQGEVDPTQVHKSLQRIRERKLANFIPWGPASIQVALSRKSPYLPSAHRVSGLMMANHTSISSLFESSCQQYDKLRKREAFLEQFRKEDIFKENFDELDTSREVVQELIDEYHAATRPDYISWGTQEQ; this is encoded by the exons ATGCCCCGGGAGATCATCACCTTGCAGCTAGGCCAGTGCGGCAACcaga ttGGGTTCGAGTTCTGGAAACAGCTGTGCGCCGAGCATGGTATCAGCCCCGAGGGCATCGTGGAGGAGTTCGCCACCGAGGGCACTGACCGCAAGGACGTCTTTTTCTACCAG GCAGACGATGAGCACTACATCCCCAGGGCAGTGCTGCTGGACTTGGAGCCCCGGGTGATCCACTCCATCCTCAACTCCCCCTATGCGAAGCTCTACAACCCAGAGAACATCTACCTGTCGGAGCATGGAGGAGGAGCTGGCAATAACTGGGCCAGTGGATTCTCGCAG GGTGAGAAAATCCATGAAGACATTTTTGACATCATAGACCGAGAAGCAGATGGAAGTGACAGCTTGGAG GGCTTTGTGCTGTGTCACTCCATTGCTGGGGGGACAGGTTCTGGCCTGGGATCCTACCTTCTCGAACGACTGAATGACAG gtaccccaagaagcTGGTGCAAACGTATTCAGTGTTTCCCAACCAAGATGAGATGAGCGATGTGGTGGTCCAGCCCTACAACTCCCTGCTCACACTCAAGAGGTTGACCCAGAACGCAGATTGTGTG GTGGTGTTGGACAACACAGCCCTGAACCGGATCGCCACAGACCGCCTGCACATCCAGAACCCGTCCTTCTCCCAGATCAACCAGCTG GTGTCCACCATCATGTCAGCCAGCACCACCACCCTGCGCTACCCCGGCTACATGAACAACGACCTCATCGGCCTCATCGCCTCGCTCATTCCCACTCCTCGACTCCACTTCCTCATGACGGGCTACACCCCACTCACCACGGACCAGTCG GTGGCCAGCGTGCGGAAGACCACGGTCCTGGATGTCATGAGGCGGCTGCTGCAGCCCAAGAACGTGATGGTGTCCACGGGCCGGGATCGCCAGACCAACCACTGCTACATCGCCATCCTCAACATCATCCAGGGGGAGGTGGACCCCACCCAG GTCCACAAGAGTCTGCAGAGGATCCGGGAACGGAAGCTGGCCAACTTCATCCCCTGGGGCCCTGCCAGCATCCAGGTGGCCCTGTCAAGGAAGTCTCCCTACCTGCCTTCGGCCCACCGGGTCAGTGGGCTCATGATGGCCAACCACACCAGCATCTCCTCG ctctttgaaagTTCCTGCCAGCAGTATGACAAGCTGCGGAAACGGGAGGCCTTCCTGGAGCAGTTCCGCAAGGAGGACATCTTCAAGGAGAACTTCGACGAGCTGGACACGTCCAGGGAGGTGGTGCAGGAACTCATCGATGAGTACCACGCAGCCACGCGGCCAGACTACATCTCCTGGGGGACTCAGGAGCAGTGA